From Pyrenophora tritici-repentis strain M4 chromosome 1, whole genome shotgun sequence, the proteins below share one genomic window:
- a CDS encoding Exo-beta-1,3-glucanase: MRFSAVAAALAATPAVVSAARGTMGFALGTKMGNGACKTQQDYMDDFQAIKASSGSTLVRGYAASDCGMASLILPAAKQSGFKVVLGIWPDVEDSFNKDLKAIKDVADQYADTIYAVTVGSETLYRGNFTGPELANKIKTVKSTLGNNIKCGTADSWNKFKDGTGDAVIAVADIIMVNAFAFWQGAAAGSDATKVYLDDMYQAITHIEKVAGGAGKGPEVWNGETGWPTAVGTDYEAAQGGLDNAKNFYQHGFCSLLDYGFNGFYFEAFDEPWKPASIGDNGKAADETAWGAMTADRKAKFSLKC; encoded by the exons ATGCGCTTCTCTGCCGTTGCAGCTGCCCTAGCGGCCACGCCTGCCGTTGTGTCCGCAGCAAGGGGTACCATGGGCTTTGCTCTTGGAACGAAGATGGGCAACGGAGCTTGCAAGACACAACAGGACTACATGGATGACTTCCAGGCCATCAAGGCATCCTCTGGCTCTACACTCGTCCGTGGCTACGCAGCCTCCGACTGCGGCATGGCCAGCCTTATCCTCCCAGCAGCCAAGCAGAGCGGCTTCAAGGTCGTCCTCGGTATCTG GCCCGATGTCGAAGACTCATTCAACAAGGACCTCAAGGCCATCAAGGACGTTGCCGACCAATATGCCGACACCATCTACGCCGTTACCGTCGGTTCCGAAACTCTGTACCGCGGCAACTTCACTGGCCCCGAGCTCGCCAACAAGATTAAGACTGTCAAGTCTACGCTTGGTAACAACATCAAGTGTGGCACTGCAGACTCGTGGAACAAGTTCAAGGATGGAACAGGTGATGCCGTCATTGCTGTTGCAGACATCATCATGGTCAACGCTTTTGCCTTTTGGCAgggtgctgctgctggttCCGATG CTACCAAGGTTTACCTTGACGACATGTACCAGGCCATTACCCACATTGAGAAGGTTGCTGGTGGAGCTGGCAAGGGCCCTGAAGTTTG GAACGGCGAGACCGGTTGGCCCACCGCTGTAGGCACCGACTATGAGGCTGCTCAAGGTGGTCTCGACAACGCAAAGAACTTCTACCAGCATGGCTTCTGCTCCCTGCTCGATTACGGCTTCAACGGCTTCTACTTTGAGGCTTTCGATGAGCCATGGAAGCCTGCTTCCATCGGTGACAACGGAAAGGCTGCTGATGAGACTGCTTGGGGTGCTATGACCGCTGACCGTAAGGCCAAGTTCTCGCTCAAGTGCTAA
- a CDS encoding glycoside hydrolase family 47 protein — MPRIRNRHVAICVFLVCIYLFLPQHHLVAFRHGDSDGSTAALARYMNDRSSIPRILATPSSFDWSSVNFKYPPKLTPKLPAAFGKRPRIQHAFEADSKSVHELQEARRLGVKKVFAKSWASYKSKAWMKDALKPISGGYVDQFSGWAATLVDSLDTLWIMGMRDEFYEAVEAVGTIDFGMSTTGRVNTFETCIRYLGGLLAAYDLSGHEVLKAKAVEVGDLLYGAFNTENGMPVDFIDFEGAKKGAGLQVEMQVVSASPGTITLEFSRLSQITGDDKYYAAVSRLMDVFHENQNATKLPGMWPMYVSMRNKDVVSGFQFTIGGNADSLYEYLPKAHALLGSADDSSSKYEAMSRAFMDTAMKNLFFAPMIPGNEDILISGNVDVHEDGPSLDPESEHLSCFIGGLFALGGRLFSNDEYLTTGARLARGCAYDYKAFPSGIMPERYNMVLCPGPDHRKSCVWSEERYAAEAAKRAQYKAHLPKGFTTAKDPRYILRPEAIESVFILWRITGDPVWRETAWEMFDAVAKATDTEYANAAIMDVTVVGSKKEDYMESFWMAETLKYFYLCFADTGLISLDDFVLNTEAHPFRLSKR, encoded by the coding sequence ATGCCGCGTATACGCAATCGACACGTTGCCATCTGTGTCTTTCTTGTCTGTATATATCTCTTCCTACCCCAACACCATCTAGTTGCATTCCGACATGGAGACAGCGATGGTTCGACTGCTGCATTGGCACGCTACATGAACGACCGATCCTCTATCCCACGTATCCTCGCAACTCCGAGTAGCTTCGACTGGAGTTCTGTGAACTTCAAGTATCCACCCAAGCTTACACCGAAACTACCCGCCGCCTTCGGAAAACGTCCTCGCATACAGCATGCATTTGAAGCCGACTCGAAAAGCGTACACGAACTACAAGAGGCGAGACGGCTCGGGGTGAAGAAGGTGTTTGCGAAGAGCTGGGCTAGCTATAAGAGCAAGGCATGGATGAAGGATGCATTGAAACCCATCAGTGGAGGGTACGTTGATCAGTTTTCCGGCTGGGCTGCAACGCTAGTTGACAGTCTGGACACATTGTGGATAATGGGCATGCGGGACGAATTTTACGAAGCTGTCGAGGCTGTAGGGACCATCGACTTCGGTATGTCTACAACAGGAAGGGTCAACACCTTTGAGACGTGCATACGATACCTAGGCGGGCTCCTTGCAGCGTACGACCTAAGCGGCCACGAGGTCCTAAAGGCGAAGGCAGTCGAGGTAGGCGATTTGCTGTATGGCGCTTTCAACACAGAGAACGGCATGCCAGTCGACTTTATCGACTTTGAAGGCGCGAAGAAGGGCGCCGGCTTGCAGGTTGAAATGCAGGTAGTCAGCGCAAGTCCTGGTACGATTACATTAGAGTTCAGCAGACTAAGTCAGATCACGGGAGATGACAAGTATTATGCCGCAGTATCACGTCTCATGGATGTGTTCCACGAAAACCAAAACGCAACCAAGCTACCTGGCATGTGGCCCATGTACGTTTCCATGCGCAATAAGGATGTTGTTTCGGGGTTCCAATTCACGATCGGAGGAAACGCAGATTCCCTTTATGAGTACCTACCCAAGGCGCATGCCTTGCTTGGGTCAGCGGACGACAGCTCGAGCAAGTACGAGGCCATGTCCCGGGCCTTCATGGATACAGCGATGAAGAACCTGTTCTTTGCACCTATGATACCAGGAAACGAAGACATATTGATCTCGGGAAACGTCGATGTACACGAAGACGGGCCTAGCCTTGACCCTGAAAGCGAGCACTTGTCATGCTTCATCGGCGGTCTTTTTGCTCTCGGTGGACGCCTGTTCAGTAACGATGAATATCTCACTACTGGAGCGAGGTTAGCCCGTGGGTGTGCTTATGATTACAAGGCCTTCCCATCAGGCATTATGCCAGAGAGGTACAACATGGTACTTTGCCCTGGCCCAGACCACCGCAAATCCTGTGTTTGGAGCGAGGAGCGGTATGCTGCTGAAGCAGCAAAACGGGCACAATACAAAGCCCACTTACCCAAAGGCTTCACCACTGCTAAAGATCCTCGGTACATCTTACGGCCCGAAGCAATAGAATCCGTCTTTATACTCTGGCGCATCACAGGCGACCCCGTCTGGCGTGAAACGGCATGGGAAATGTTTGATGCAGTTGCCAAAGCGACTGATACCGAATATGCGAATGCCGCCATCATGGACGTCACTGTCGTTGGATCGAAAAAGGAGGATTACATGGAGAGTTTTTGGATGGCGGAGACATTGAAGTATTTCTATCTATGCTTTGCAGATACAGGGTTGATTAGCTTGGATGACTTTGTCTTAAATACAGAGGCGCATCCTTTCCGACTTTCCAAGAGATGA